Below is a genomic region from Pseudanabaena yagii GIHE-NHR1.
ATTGCTCATTAAGAGTCGATTTTGGAATCAATTCAGATAGTAATAATACAAGTTCTGAAATATATTCAAAAGGACAAAAAAGAGGAAAATTAGAAATATCTTTTCTGAATCTTTTACATTACTATCAGTCTAGAAATATACCTAGTTATGAAGTTGAAATAACCAAAATAACCAGCATAGAAATTCAAGATAAGTTACCAGCAATTCAAATATTTCTTAAAGAAGAGTCATTGAGACGACAAATTAATATTAATTCAAAAATAAAAATGCTACATTCAGATCCTTTTTTATTGATTCAAGCTGCTGCAAAAGTTCTTGAATTGCAACAAGCCTGTATATATATCGAGAATAAAATTTTTGAGTTTGAAAAGTGGTTAAACAATCATCCTCAATCTATGAGCTATGTGGTACTGAAAGAGCAAGAAAACACTAAAAATATATCAATAAAAGAGCTTATTGAAAATTCATCAGTTGAAGATCTTATAAAATACCACTGTAGAAGACTTATCGGAATCATAAGATATATACAGACTAGCTCTGACGAAATGAGAAGGGATTTTCTAGCAGAAATTATATGGGGTGATCCATTGCTTCCCATACCGATGAAAAATTTATGGGATAATATGGAAATAAAAATTCTAGAAAATTGGTTGGGAGTACAAATAAAAGATAATAGTCAAGAAATTAAAGAGAAAAGATTACCTCACGCTGTAAAGATATCAAAATTTGATGCCAATATGCTCAAGCAATTATGTACGGATTTTGGTTTTATGTCTGACTCTTTTGCAGAAATCAATACAGATTCTAAATCACCTAACATTAGATTTATTAAATTTATACTATCAAAAACTTGGCAATCAATTAGATTTTGTGACTGGTCAACACTACCTGATTTTTATATTTAACTTACTAGTTAGTTGTTGTTTACTAAACTAATAAATAAAAGATTGTTCAGAACTAATTTCAATTTACAGCAAAGTCTGTATATTGTCGCAAATTAGGAGGATCAATCCCTAGTACGATATCTTGTTTGGGAACTCCCATTTCCACTAATTCATTTGCTGCACCAATTTCAGTTCCATCTTGTTGAATCCAGACTTTGCCATCAATAATATCTATGTGGATAACTACGCCATAACAACGTTTAGAATCGCGCCAACCGACATAAACAAGCTGGTAATGATCTCGTTCTGCGTCAATAATTATTTGAGCCTGAATGCGATCATCCCAAACATGGCTAGCGTGATTTTCTAAAACGTTTTTTATTTGCTGACGATATTGGGCAATGGTATCCATTTTTCTAGACTCTCAGACGCAATTGAATAAGTAATTAGGTAAAGTTGGTTTTGGGTAACTAGTTCTTGGACAAAGGGCGTTAAGAAGAAGCGATCGTATATATCATTAGGGACTGCTAGATAAAGAATACGGTCTTGATCTTGGGTATGTAAAGCTGTGCGATAGGCGATAAACTGCCCTAAAGCTGCATAAAACTGCGAAATTTTGGATGAACCCAAAAAGCTTTTGATTTCAATCGCAATTTTTTGTTCTCCTCGATAGGCAGCAATTACTTTCTCAGCTCCGAGATCAATCGCTAAGTCAAAACTGCCTGTTGGTAACGGATAGGGATCATGGGTGATTATCCAACCATCTTTCTGTAAAGCGTTTTTAACGATGTCATGGAATAGATCGCGGGCTGACATAGAAATTACTGTTAGAATCTCAGTCTATCCTATACTTTCAAGGTGTAGCAGATTTACTAACTTTTAGAAACTATAAAGTTGGTTTAAGCTGGACAAGCAAATTCAAGAGTAAATATGGTTCAGACTATCAACAGCAATATTCCTACTGTCACGGAATTAATTTTTGCTCGGCATGAGACATTTTATCCTCGTTATGGCTGGCTAAAGAAAGGATTTGAGGCGGTTAACGCTAACTCCAACATTTTTTTAGAGGAAGATGCTCATATTCAGCTAGGGGTGGGGAAAAACATGGCGAAGGCAATTCGCTATTGGTGTGGGGCGTTTAAGCTTATTGAAGACGATCGCGCAGGACAGTCATCACCTCAAACATCACAATTTGGGCGATTATTGCTAGGTGAAGATGGTTACGATCCCTTTTTAGAAGATCCTGCTTCCCTATGGTTATTGCATTGGCATCTATTGCAGCAACCCTGTAGAGCCTCAGCGTGGCACGCAATTTTTAATAACTTACGTCAAACAGAATTTACTGTTGAGGATTTGCTGTTGATGCTCATTCAGTATCGTGATGCAGCAGGCAATCGCACTGTGGAGGCTTCATTAAAAAAAGATATCACTTGCCTTTTGCGAATGTATGTGAGACAAGGTGATGATCTGAGTTTGAATGAAGATAACTTAGACTGTCCCTTTGCAGAGTTAGGATTGATTCAACGAGTAGGAGATGCTAAGCATTATTTGTTTCGCACAGGTGCTAAGACTAGTCTCCCTCATGAAATCTTAGTATCAGCTTGTCTAGATTTTGCGAAAACGGTTAGTACTACGCAGAGGACAATCTCTTTGACGAGTTTATTATTTGATGAAGGTAGCCCCGGAATGGTATTTAAGTTATCGGAGTCTGCTCTTTGTGATGCGATCGAGCAGGTAGCACGATGGTGTAATGAGATTACTTTTTCTGATAGTGCTGGCATCATTCAGATGTCCTTTACTCAAGATCCCGCAAAGCTCAGTCACACAGTTTTAAATAGATATTACAGACCTTAAATGTTTAAATTGTCAGAATACTTTCAACTCGATCGCCGTTATGCTAGATCGATTAATCTAGAGCGAGATCTGGATAACCCTAACTCGGTGGCTGGTTATGTGTTAACAGATCGATCGCTGTATGCGCTCAAACAAATTTTGGTTAATAGTCCAGAATCTGGGCAGACACAGGCAGTGACGTTAACAGGGGTATATGGGACGGGGAAATCTGCCTTTGCTCATTTTTTAGCTTGCTTATGTGCAGGAGAAGAGTCAGTTAAGCAAAAGGCTTTAGCGATCGCCAAGACTACATTAACAGCCACAGATTTTCAAAAGTTGCATCAGAATCTACCTGAAAAGGGTTGTTTTAGGGCGATCGCCACAGCCCAGAGAGAACCTCTAGCCCACACAATTATTCGAGCGTTGGACTATGGGGCAAGTCGTTTTTGGAATAAGAGTAAGAGTAAACCGCCGATCGCTACTAAGCTTGTGGATTTAGCAGGCAACATTGCCTTTGGAGATAAAGTTGATAGTAAAGAAGCCTTACAAACCATTCGAGAAGTTATTGCAGCAGTCAAAACTGATGTGATCTTGATAATTGATGAGTTAGGGAAAAACTTAGAATATGCGTCTTTGCATCCTAGTGAATCAGACCTTTATTTATTACAGCAATTAGCAGAGTTAAAGCCAAATCAAGAGAACGCTTCGCGTTCTCTTGATTTAAAATTCTATTTAATTGGTCTATTACATCAGTCTTTTGCTGACTATGGCGAAAGATTAGCTTCTTTGCAGCGTAATGAATGGGCAAAGATTCAAGGGAGATTTCAAGATATTCCTTTTACGGAATCACCACGACAGATGACTTGGTTAATTGGGAAGGCGATCGCCCACCCAAATCATAAATCTGCTGATGAATCTGCTGATAAATCTATTGTTACACAATCTAAAAAATATGATGCTCTGATCAAACATCAAGCCAAAGATTGGTGCGAAGTGCTGCGATCGCAGATTGAGGATATTTCACCCGAACTCTTAGCGGCAGCTTATCCTTTGCATCCGATCGCAGCTTTAGTCTTGCCGATTCTTTGTACTCGTTATGCTCAAAACGATCGCTCACTATTTACATTCTTAACTAGCTCTGAACCCTATGGCTTGCAGAGTTATCTAAAGGAATTTAACTTTGATAGCGATCGCATTCCTTTACTAAAACTGGATCGCGTTTATGACTACTTTATCGAATCCGCAGGGATGGGGCTAGCCAACCGTCCCCAACTCCAAAAGTGGGTAGAGATTCAGAATTTAGTTAGTGATGCGAGTAAGCTTGATGCGGAAAGAGTGAAGCTCCTTAAAACTGTCGGTATTCTGAATTTGATCACTTCGACGGGTGGACTGAAGGCTTCGTGGGCGATGGTGAAGTGGGCGTTATGTGATGACATTAGCGATCAACCCGATAATCAATCACAGCAAGCAGCGATCGATAATTTAATCGATGAGCTTCTCAATCAAAAGGGAATTCTCCATCATCGCAAACAAATTGATGAATTGAGAATCTGGGAAGGCTCAGATTTTGATGTGCAAGATGCGATCGATACGCATATCGAACAGGAGCGATCGCCTCTCGCCAAAATTTTAACTAGTATTTCTAAGTTAAAGCCTGTGGTGGCACAACGTCATAGCTACACCACTGGCACAACCCGTTATTTTGAGAGAGTCTATATTGATGCTGATGTAAATTGGTCGGAATTGCACTGCTCTCACTATAGTTTTGATGGCATGATTGGCTATTGGGTAAGTGCAGAGCCGCCGCAGTCGTTAACCAGCTTTACAAGTGACGGTAAGCCTCTAATTGTGGTCATGGCGGCTAATCTCAAGTTCTTACAAATGGCGGCGCTAGAATATACAGCGCTCCAGAAAATCCAAAGTCAGACAAAGGGGTTAGATCGAGTCGCAACTCTAGAGGTGCGGCATCGGCTAATACAGGCAAAGCGGATTTTTGATGAAGATCTAGGAAAATCCTTTGAAATGAATCAACAGCAAAATGGATGGGGAAATGTATGTTGGATCGAGGGAGAGAGGATTGAAATTAGTCGCGCCATTGATTTTAATTCCAAATTGTCGGCTGTTTGCGATCGCGTTTATGACAAGGGACTGACGCTTTGGAATGAGTTGATTAATCGCCGCGAGTTAAGCTCACAGATGGTGAGAGCATTGCGGACACTGATTCAGGCGATGTTAGACCATAGCGATCGCCCTCAATTAGGTTTAACAGGTAATAGTCCAGAGGTGAGTATTTACACCTCTGTATTAAACGAAACAAAGATTCATCGTCAAGAGGATGAATCTTTGGGCTTCTATGCACCGACTTATCCACTGATACAACCAGTCTGGGAAGCCATTGAGAATTTCTGTTTGGAATCTTTAGAGAAACCCCGCACAATCGATCAACTCTATGCAATTCTTGATGCTCCCCCCTATGGCGTAAAGCGTGGCGTAATTCCCATTCTTTTAGCAGCAGTGTGGTTACATCATATGGATGATGTGAGTGTATATAAGGATGGAACCTTTATTCCTGTATTGGGAAGCGAACATTTTGAATTGTTAGTCAAGCATCCACAACGCTTTGCGGTCAAACATTTTGAGATTGTGGGCTTGCGATCGCAGGTCTTCCGTGAGTTAGAAAATGTATTGCGATCGCCAAATTCTAATCCTAAATCCAACTCTAAAAAGACTTCTGGAAATTTACGCAATACAACCATGTTATCGGTGGTAAAGCCGTTATTTCAGTTTGTGAAAAAGTTGCCTGCATACACCACCAAAACTACGCGCATTAGTCCAGAGGCGCAAGCGGTGGTGCGAACATTGCAAACTGCTCAGGAGCCTGATGTCTTGCTATTTCAGACTTTACCTGTGGCTTGTGGATTAACGGCAATCGCCCCAAATCAAGAAGATGATGGAACCACTGCCAAGAAGTTTAAAGGGAAGTTAGTCCAGATATTACAGGAAGTCCAAACTGCCTATGACAGGTTACTCACTGATTGTCAAAGCCTATTGCATGACGCTTTTGCAGTGCGGCGTGATGAGGCGAAATTGCGCGAAGACTTGCGGATGAGAGCAAGTTATCTTACGGATAATTGTTCAGAACGTCTACTCAAGCGGTTTGTATTGGCGGCGGCTGATGAGACTGTGGACGATCGCCAATGGTTAGAGTCTTTGCTGATGATCATTGCGGATAAGCCTGCGGAGTCTTGGACTGATGCGGATGTGCGGAGCTTTGAGCCAAAGCTAACGGATTTGGCGCGTAGGTTTATGAATTTGGAATCTTTGCACAAGGAGATGGCGGCTTCATATAAGGCACATTCTGGTAAAGCACATGCTGGGGCGCAAAGTTTTGATGCGAGGCGGATTACGATCGCTCGTCCTGATGGTCAGGAAGTGCATCAGTTGATTTGGCTCGATCCCAAGGATAGTGATCGCCTTGAGGTATTGGTAGAAAAAATCTTGAGTGAAGAGAGCGTGCAAGGTAGCGATCGCCTCCAGCAAGCTTTAATTGCTAAGTTAGCAGAAAGGGTTTTGCGTCAGTCTTAAATCAACAAGTTATACTAAGAACATTCAGCAGTAAAGGTAAAGCGATGATCAACACTTTAGCTAAAGCCGAAAGTCAATATCTAGTTAAATGGGCTGTGACTTGGGAGCAGTTTAAAACCCTGCAATCCGCCTTTGATGAGATCGGTGGTGTGCGGCTTAGTTATTGTGAAGGAGAATTAGAAATTATGGGTATTGGTTTGCAGCATGAAATGATATCCAGTCTGCTTGGAATCTTATTAAGTTACTACTTCGTTACCAAACGTATCCGATTCACATCAACAGGTGCTTATACCCAGAAAATCGAACCAAATCTTGAGTTTCAAGCTGATTTATCCTTTGCTTTTGGTAATGATCCTGCAAAAACTGACCTATGCATCGAAATTGTGGTTACTAGCGGTGGTGTTAAAAAGTTAAGAAAATATCAACTAAGAGGTATTCCAGAAGTTTGGTTTTGGGTGGAAGGCAAAATTAGCATTTATCGCTTCGTTAATGGTGAATATATACAGAGCGATCGCAGTGAGTGGTTGCCTGAGTTGGATATTGAGCATTTAGAAGAATGTTTATTAATCGAGTCGCAGCTAGATTCTATTTTGGCATTTCAGCAAAAGTATCAAGTCAATTAGGCGGAAAAAGCAGGAATCTCTTATGACTGTAAAGATAGCGATCGCCCAAATCCAATTACAAGCAGGTCAGCGAGTTGTCCTTGATAGAATTGGCTGGCAAGAGTTTGAAGATATTTTGGAGGATCTCGGTGAGCATCGTCATTCTCATGTTGCCTATTACAAAGGAGTTTTAGAGTTTAGGATGCCATTACCAGAACATGAACGCTATAAAATGTTAGTCTCACATTTGTTAGTGGTTTTGCTAAATGAACTCGGCTTAGAGTGGGAATCTTTGGGTTCGACAACTTTTAAAAATCGCAGGATGCAAGCAGGTATCGAACCTGATGATTGTTTTTATATCCAGAACTATCAAGCGGTGACTGGAATAAAGCGCATCAATCTTGATGTTGATCCTGTGCCTGATTTGGCGATCGAGGTGGATCTAACTTCTCAGACTCAGGTAAGTGCTTATGAAGCTTTGGGAGTTGCGGAAATTTGGCGTATTCGCAATGACAGATTAGAAATTAATTTGTTGCAGGACGGGAAGTATGTGAGTTCGACAAGTAGCAAAGTTTTCCCATTACTTCCAATTATTGAGGGGATTTCGCTATTTTTAGGACGCAGTGGCGAATTGCCGATGAGTGCTTTATGTCGAGAGTTTCGGGCTTGGTGCTGTGAAAAAGGTATTAAACAGTAAGAGTGTATGATATTACATAAGCGCATAAGGAGTAAGCTGTCATGGTTCAAGCCTTAGAGAGAAATCGCGATCGCCATTTTGCCCATGAGGCTATATCTTGGGAACAGTTTAAGGTGATTCAGTCTGGATTTGAGAATGTCCCAAATCTACGGTTAACTTATTGTGAAGGAATTTTAGAGATTATGGGGATTGGGAAAGCTCATGAAATGTATACCAGTCTATTAAGCAGCTTACTAAGTGCTTATTTTGAAATTCATGGTATTGAGTTTTTCCCTAGCGGTGCTTATAGTCAAATTATTCCGAATGTTACAGAATTTCAAGCCGATCTTTCCTATTGCTTCGGTCAAGATAAGGATATTCCTGATCTATGTATTGAAGTCGTAATTACTAGTGGCAGTCCTAGTAAGTTACGCAAATATCAATTGCGTGGTGTTCCTGAAGTTTGGTTTTGGGAGGATGGAGCGATCGCCATATATTGTCTAGAAAATCATCAATATGTAAAAGTGAGTCAAAGTCAAGTTTTACCGAATTTGGATTTAACTTTACTGTGCCGTTGTTTATTACTGAGTTCACCTTTAG
It encodes:
- a CDS encoding Uma2 family endonuclease; translated protein: MINTLAKAESQYLVKWAVTWEQFKTLQSAFDEIGGVRLSYCEGELEIMGIGLQHEMISSLLGILLSYYFVTKRIRFTSTGAYTQKIEPNLEFQADLSFAFGNDPAKTDLCIEIVVTSGGVKKLRKYQLRGIPEVWFWVEGKISIYRFVNGEYIQSDRSEWLPELDIEHLEECLLIESQLDSILAFQQKYQVN
- a CDS encoding XisH family protein — its product is MSARDLFHDIVKNALQKDGWIITHDPYPLPTGSFDLAIDLGAEKVIAAYRGEQKIAIEIKSFLGSSKISQFYAALGQFIAYRTALHTQDQDRILYLAVPNDIYDRFFLTPFVQELVTQNQLYLITYSIASESLEKWIPLPNIVSK
- a CDS encoding XisI protein codes for the protein MDTIAQYRQQIKNVLENHASHVWDDRIQAQIIIDAERDHYQLVYVGWRDSKRCYGVVIHIDIIDGKVWIQQDGTEIGAANELVEMGVPKQDIVLGIDPPNLRQYTDFAVN
- a CDS encoding DUF4007 family protein, which codes for MVQTINSNIPTVTELIFARHETFYPRYGWLKKGFEAVNANSNIFLEEDAHIQLGVGKNMAKAIRYWCGAFKLIEDDRAGQSSPQTSQFGRLLLGEDGYDPFLEDPASLWLLHWHLLQQPCRASAWHAIFNNLRQTEFTVEDLLLMLIQYRDAAGNRTVEASLKKDITCLLRMYVRQGDDLSLNEDNLDCPFAELGLIQRVGDAKHYLFRTGAKTSLPHEILVSACLDFAKTVSTTQRTISLTSLLFDEGSPGMVFKLSESALCDAIEQVARWCNEITFSDSAGIIQMSFTQDPAKLSHTVLNRYYRP
- a CDS encoding Uma2 family endonuclease, with translation MVQALERNRDRHFAHEAISWEQFKVIQSGFENVPNLRLTYCEGILEIMGIGKAHEMYTSLLSSLLSAYFEIHGIEFFPSGAYSQIIPNVTEFQADLSYCFGQDKDIPDLCIEVVITSGSPSKLRKYQLRGVPEVWFWEDGAIAIYCLENHQYVKVSQSQVLPNLDLTLLCRCLLLSSPLAALREFRKGISL
- a CDS encoding Uma2 family endonuclease; translated protein: MTVKIAIAQIQLQAGQRVVLDRIGWQEFEDILEDLGEHRHSHVAYYKGVLEFRMPLPEHERYKMLVSHLLVVLLNELGLEWESLGSTTFKNRRMQAGIEPDDCFYIQNYQAVTGIKRINLDVDPVPDLAIEVDLTSQTQVSAYEALGVAEIWRIRNDRLEINLLQDGKYVSSTSSKVFPLLPIIEGISLFLGRSGELPMSALCREFRAWCCEKGIKQ